Proteins encoded within one genomic window of Vicia villosa cultivar HV-30 ecotype Madison, WI unplaced genomic scaffold, Vvil1.0 ctg.003053F_1_1, whole genome shotgun sequence:
- the LOC131640313 gene encoding uncharacterized protein LOC131640313: MFLEHDVIYVSVSVRSPRCVNEVVQMINVDEDGVEGLGDSEYERATALLNGFEDIDVTIPVNEAPSLSGFMRASKKTKLEDDDVYVSDDLDSSDPDMSDDGKMPKIEKFRKEHFNKNYKFQWGMEFNSLDDFIEAIREWSVLNGREITFVKNESYRVRVECRVKCGFLILCSKVGHKHIYAIKTIVDKHTCARVLENISASSSWVAKAVVKKIQTSDNVRICDIIQDMRQNFSVEITVGRAWKAMLIAKRIIEGFINGCRPFVGVDGCHLKIKYGGQLLIAVGRDPNDQYFPLAFGVVVTETRDS, translated from the exons ATGTTTTTGGAGCATGATGTAATATATGTGTCTGTGTCAGTGAGAAGTCCTAGGTGTGTGAATGAGGTAGTTCAGATGATTAATGTTGATGAAGATGGGGTTGAGGGGTTGGGGGACAGTGAATATGAACGAGCCACTGCTTTGCTTAATGGGTTTGAAGATATTGATGTCACCATACCTGTAAATGAAGCACCATCACTATCTGGATTTATGAGAGCTTCTAAAAAGACAAAAttggaagatgatgatgtgtaTGTCAGTGATGACCTGGATAGCTCTGATCCTGATATGTCAGATGATGGGAAGATGCCAAAGATTGAAAAGTTTAGGAAAGAGCATTTCAACAAGAATTATAAATTTCAGTGGGGTATGGAATTCAATTCACTTGATGACTTTATAGAGGCAATACGTGAGTGGTCGGTTTTGAATGGTAGAGAAATTACCTTTGTGAAAAATGAGAGTTACAGGGTAAGGGTAGAATGTAGGGTCAAATGTGGTTTTTTAATACTTTGCTCTAAAGTGGGCCACAAACACATTTATGCTATAAAAACCATAGTGGACAAACATACATGTGCTAGGGTTTTAGAAAATATATCTGCAAGCTCTAGTTGGGTGGCTAAGGCTGTGGTAAAGAAGATACAAACATCTGACAATGTAAGGATCTGTGATATAATACAAGATATGAGGCAGAATTTCTCTGTTGAAATTACTGTGGGTAGGGCATGGAaggctatgcttatagcaaagaGGATTATAGAAG GTTTTATTAATGGTTGTAGACCATTTGTTGGAGTAGATGGTTGTCATCTGAAAATCAAATATGGGGGCCAATTACTTATTGCTGTAGGTAGGGACCCCAATGACCAATACTTTCCTCTAGCATTTGGGGTGGTTGTGACAGAAACTAGGGACAGTTGA